A window from Pseudomonas moraviensis encodes these proteins:
- the nirD gene encoding nitrite reductase small subunit NirD produces MNWLDICALEEINALGSRIIAGPKGDIAIFRTSDDEVFALDDRCPHKGGPLSQGLIYGKRVACPLHNWQIDLETGEAQAPDIGCAHHHPARVENGRVQLALRDAI; encoded by the coding sequence ATGAACTGGCTCGATATCTGCGCGCTAGAAGAGATCAACGCCCTCGGATCGCGGATCATTGCCGGGCCGAAAGGTGACATCGCGATTTTTCGTACAAGCGACGATGAGGTTTTCGCCCTTGATGACCGTTGCCCGCACAAGGGCGGGCCGCTGTCGCAAGGCCTGATCTACGGCAAACGTGTGGCGTGCCCGCTGCACAACTGGCAGATCGACCTCGAAACCGGCGAAGCCCAGGCACCGGATATCGGCTGTGCCCACCACCATCCGGCGCGAGTCGAGAACGGTCGGGTGCAACTGGCCCTGCGGGACGCCATCTGA